In the Portunus trituberculatus isolate SZX2019 chromosome 21, ASM1759143v1, whole genome shotgun sequence genome, one interval contains:
- the LOC123507124 gene encoding protein arginine N-methyltransferase 6-like, which yields MSETDGVVEVAPVPVSEAAQPQTKKRRASENGLHALQKNGSMEKDKNVDDSYFASYSDIELHRTMIEDSVRTNAYQQAIFQNMEEHIRNKVVVDVGCGTGILSMFCAQAGAKKVYAIDASKIAVHAKQLIEANGYSNIITVLQGKAEEVELPEKVDVIVSEWMGYMLLYETMLPSVLYVRDKWLKPGGKMYPERAVLHMALGEAQWITKYEEGTYDFWVSLNHVYNLDMSLLADHAVARYKDVVHVHMVAQEDVLSFPTSICDLDLTTITPEDLRTISRPFSLYSMGSRQLNSIVLWFDVWFPGGLKLSTSPDNEDTHWQNTVLPLATVPLQQDTKVEGELTITQDLTNHRFLNVDLTYRVDKGEEVTRCFKMDDNCNDNDF from the exons ATGTCTGAGACGGatggagtggtggaggtggcgccAGTCCCTGTGAGTGAGGCAGCCCAGCCACAGACCAAGAAGCGCAGAGCCTCTGAGAATGGCCTTCATGCTCTTCAGAAGAATGGCTCCatggaaaaggataaaaatgttGATGACAGTTATTTTGC GTCATACTCTGACATTGAACTTCACCGTACCATGATAGAAGACAGTGTGCGCACCAATGCCTACCAGCAGGCAATATTCCAGAACATGGAGGAGCACATCCGcaacaaggtggtggtggatgttggGTGTGGCACTGGCATCCTCAGCATGTTCTGTGCTCAGGCTGGGGCCAAAAAGGTGTATGCTATTGATGCCTCAAAAATTGCAGTCCATGCCAAGCAGCTGATAGAGGCTAATGGTTACAGCAATATCATAACAG TGCTTCAGGGAAAGGCAGAGGAGGTGGAGCTTCCAGAAAAAGTAGATGTTATTGTCAGTGAGTGGATGGGATACATGCTTCTTTATGAGACCATGCTGCCTTCTGTGCTTTACGTGAGGGATAAATGGCTTAAGCCG GGAGGCAAGATGTATCCTGAGCGGGCTGTGCTGCACATGGCTCTTGGGGAGGCCCAGTGGATCACTAAGTATGAGGAAGGAACCTATGATTTCTGGGTCTCACTCAACCATGTGTACAATCTGGACATGTCCCTGCTGGCGGACCATGCTGTCGCCCGTTACAAAG ATGTGGTTCATGTGCACATGGTGGCTCAGGAGGATGTGCTCAGCTTCCCTACGTCCATCTGTGACCTTGACCTAACCACCATTACGCCTGAAGATCTGAGGACCATCTCCCGACCATTCTCCCTCTATAGCATGGGGTCTCGCCAGCTCAACAGCATTGTGTTATGGTTTGATGTGTGGTTCCCTGGTGGTCTCAAGTTGTCCACTTCCCCTGACAATGAGGACACACACTGGCAGAACACTGTCTTGCCTCTTGCAACAGTGCCTCTACAGCAGGACACCAAAGTGGAAGGGGAGCTTACCATAACGCAGGATCTCACAAACCACCGGTTTCTCAATGTGGATCTTACATACCGGGTGGACAAAGGTGAGGAAGTCACCCGCTGCTTTAAGATGGATGACAATTGCAATGACAATGACTTTTGA